One Oceanicoccus sagamiensis genomic region harbors:
- the coxB gene encoding cytochrome c oxidase subunit II translates to MHLRAKRLYKLALSPVLLLLSFLSTGAWAEEAQRWQMNMSPGVTEVGAEIYGLHMIVFWICVVIGIVTFGAMFYSVFAHRKSKGVKPATFHESTAIEIAWTVVPFIILIVMAFPATTTLLKVYDFEDSDLDILVTGYQWKWKYEYIDEAGDNVVFFSNLRTGKTEIYNEDDKGEHYLLEVDEPLVLPVNKKVRFLVTANDVIHAWWVPALAVKKDAIPGFINEAWSRPLETGVYRGQCAELCGRDHGYMPIVVNVVEEDEYNAWLADKKSKAAEIKALMDKQFTLDEQMAAGKPVYDQYCAACHGLNGEGGVGKAIAGSPIATGEMAKHLDVSINGVPGSAMQAFGAQLNDVDMAAVVTYQRNAFGNNMGDIVQPIDVYNFKQGQ, encoded by the coding sequence ATGCATTTACGAGCGAAACGGCTGTACAAGCTGGCGCTTAGTCCTGTGCTATTGCTGCTCAGTTTTCTGAGTACAGGTGCTTGGGCAGAAGAAGCTCAACGCTGGCAGATGAATATGTCGCCAGGCGTTACCGAAGTTGGGGCAGAAATTTACGGTCTGCATATGATCGTTTTCTGGATTTGTGTAGTGATTGGTATAGTCACTTTTGGCGCGATGTTTTATTCGGTGTTTGCGCACCGTAAGTCAAAAGGTGTTAAGCCAGCTACCTTCCACGAAAGTACAGCAATCGAGATTGCCTGGACTGTCGTTCCCTTCATAATCCTTATCGTGATGGCTTTTCCTGCCACAACCACACTATTAAAAGTCTATGACTTTGAAGATTCCGACCTGGATATCCTGGTGACCGGTTATCAGTGGAAGTGGAAGTACGAGTATATTGATGAAGCAGGCGACAATGTCGTGTTCTTCAGCAACCTGCGTACAGGTAAGACAGAGATCTACAACGAAGACGACAAAGGCGAGCACTACTTATTAGAAGTAGACGAGCCGCTTGTGCTTCCTGTTAATAAAAAAGTACGCTTTTTAGTAACAGCCAATGATGTTATCCACGCTTGGTGGGTACCTGCATTAGCGGTTAAGAAAGACGCGATCCCCGGCTTTATCAACGAAGCCTGGTCTCGTCCACTGGAAACCGGTGTCTACCGTGGCCAGTGTGCTGAACTTTGTGGTCGCGACCACGGCTATATGCCTATCGTTGTCAACGTTGTTGAAGAAGACGAATACAACGCGTGGTTAGCAGACAAAAAATCTAAAGCGGCTGAAATAAAAGCCTTAATGGACAAACAGTTCACCCTTGATGAGCAGATGGCGGCGGGTAAACCCGTATACGACCAGTACTGCGCGGCATGTCATGGCTTGAACGGTGAAGGTGGTGTTGGTAAAGCCATCGCGGGTAGCCCTATTGCTACTGGCGAAATGGCCAAACATCTTGATGTGTCTATTAACGGTGTACCCGGTTCTGCGATGCAGGCCTTTGGTGCTCAGCTAAATGATGTCGATATGGCCGCGGTTGTTACGTACCAACGTAATGCCTTTGGCAATAATATGGGTGACATTGTTCAGCCCATCGACGTTTATAACTTTAAGCAAGGTCAGTAG
- the ctaD gene encoding cytochrome c oxidase subunit I encodes MGAHGPATTGLMRWVTTTNHKDIGTMYLWFSFAMFIMGGAFAMIIRAELFQPGLQIVEPEFFNQMTTMHGLVMVFGAIMPSFVGLANWLIPMMIGAPDMALPRMNNLSFWILPPTFLLLASTLFMEGGAPNFGWTFYAPLSTTYAPDTVTFFIFGVHLMGLSSIMGSINIIATVVNLRAPGMTYMKMPMFVWTWLITAFLLVAVMPVLAGAVTMMLMDVHFGTSFFSAAGGGDPVLFQHIFWFFGHPEVYIIILPAFGVVSQIIPTFARKPLFGYDSMVYATASIAFLSFIVWAHHMYTVGMPIAGELFFMYATMLIAVPTGVKVFNWITTMWQGAMTFETPMLFCIGFVFLFTVGGFTGVMLSLAPVDFQYHDSYFVVAHFHYVMVAGAVFSMSAAVYYWLPKWCGRMYNENMGKAHFWISFIGFNLTFFPQHFLGLAGMPRRIPDYALQFTDFNTMSSIGAFIYGASQILFLFNVVRTITSGEKTSEEKTWEGAEGLEWTVATPAPYHTFSTPPEVK; translated from the coding sequence ATGGGTGCGCACGGGCCTGCTACAACAGGATTAATGCGTTGGGTAACAACAACCAACCACAAAGATATCGGTACGATGTATCTTTGGTTCAGCTTCGCCATGTTTATCATGGGCGGTGCTTTTGCCATGATCATTCGTGCGGAATTATTTCAACCGGGCCTACAAATTGTAGAGCCTGAATTCTTTAACCAGATGACGACCATGCACGGCCTCGTGATGGTGTTCGGTGCCATCATGCCTTCGTTTGTTGGCTTGGCTAACTGGTTAATTCCAATGATGATTGGTGCGCCTGATATGGCGTTACCAAGAATGAATAACTTAAGTTTCTGGATTCTTCCTCCTACCTTCTTATTGTTGGCTTCAACATTATTTATGGAAGGCGGTGCTCCTAACTTTGGTTGGACATTCTATGCACCACTATCAACGACTTATGCTCCAGATACAGTAACGTTCTTTATATTCGGCGTTCACTTGATGGGTCTGTCGTCAATCATGGGTTCAATCAACATTATCGCTACAGTCGTTAACTTACGTGCGCCTGGCATGACGTATATGAAAATGCCTATGTTCGTATGGACCTGGTTAATTACTGCTTTCTTATTAGTTGCAGTAATGCCAGTTCTGGCGGGTGCGGTAACTATGATGTTGATGGATGTTCACTTCGGTACCAGCTTCTTCTCTGCTGCTGGTGGCGGTGATCCGGTTCTGTTCCAGCATATTTTCTGGTTCTTCGGTCACCCAGAGGTTTACATCATTATCCTGCCTGCATTTGGTGTGGTTTCTCAAATCATCCCCACCTTTGCTCGTAAGCCTTTATTCGGTTACGACTCAATGGTTTATGCAACAGCGTCTATCGCCTTCCTATCGTTTATCGTGTGGGCTCACCACATGTACACCGTAGGTATGCCGATTGCTGGTGAGTTGTTCTTTATGTACGCCACCATGCTGATTGCTGTGCCGACAGGTGTAAAAGTCTTTAACTGGATCACCACCATGTGGCAGGGTGCAATGACGTTTGAAACGCCAATGCTGTTCTGTATCGGTTTTGTGTTCCTGTTTACCGTAGGTGGTTTCACCGGCGTTATGCTTTCATTGGCGCCGGTAGATTTCCAGTATCACGATAGCTACTTTGTTGTTGCTCACTTCCATTATGTAATGGTTGCGGGTGCGGTATTTAGTATGTCGGCTGCGGTTTACTACTGGTTGCCGAAGTGGTGTGGTCGTATGTATAACGAGAACATGGGTAAAGCCCATTTCTGGATCTCGTTTATCGGCTTTAACCTAACCTTCTTCCCTCAGCACTTCCTGGGGCTAGCGGGTATGCCACGTCGTATTCCTGATTACGCGCTGCAATTTACGGACTTCAATACGATGTCTTCAATCGGTGCGTTTATCTACGGCGCTTCGCAAATCTTGTTCTTGTTTAATGTTGTTCGCACCATTACTTCAGGCGAGAAAACCAGCGAAGAAAAAACCTGGGAAGGTGCAGAAGGTCTGGAATGGACTGTTGCAACTCCCGCTCCTTACCACACATTCTCTACTCCGCCGGAAGTTAAATAA
- a CDS encoding cytochrome c oxidase assembly protein, whose protein sequence is MADMPTDNEATGSVAMTVGKLSIVVVVMFAFVFVVMVPLYDVLCDALGINGKTSGERYRVVEATVDTSREIRISFVATNNDGMPWEFRPTDTVLKVNPGAVNDTVFYAKNPLAENMVAQAVPSVSPARAAEYFHKTECFCFNQQPLEGGEETEMPLQFIVDQDLPADIKSITLSYTIFDVTAMVDPKAKVATR, encoded by the coding sequence ATGGCGGATATGCCAACAGACAATGAAGCAACCGGTTCAGTTGCTATGACAGTCGGTAAATTATCGATTGTGGTTGTTGTGATGTTCGCTTTTGTATTTGTAGTGATGGTGCCCTTATACGATGTGCTTTGTGACGCATTGGGTATAAACGGGAAAACCAGTGGTGAACGTTATCGCGTAGTGGAAGCTACCGTTGATACCAGTCGCGAAATTCGAATTTCGTTTGTTGCGACTAACAACGATGGTATGCCTTGGGAGTTTCGGCCAACCGATACTGTCCTAAAGGTCAATCCAGGCGCCGTTAACGACACCGTGTTTTATGCCAAAAACCCGCTAGCGGAAAATATGGTGGCGCAGGCAGTGCCCAGCGTATCACCGGCACGAGCTGCGGAGTATTTTCATAAAACAGAATGTTTTTGTTTTAACCAGCAGCCTTTAGAAGGCGGCGAAGAAACAGAAATGCCACTGCAATTTATTGTTGACCAGGATTTACCGGCCGACATTAAAAGCATTACCTTGTCATACACAATCTTTGATGTGACAGCGATGGTTGATCCAAAAGCCAAAGTTGCCACACGATAA
- a CDS encoding cytochrome c oxidase subunit 3, which yields MSGQSNSDYESYYVPEQSKLAIFASLTLFTALFGAANVLNDRLATIKTGIETDTNSWFIFLTGLVLFCATLFAWFRQTIIENRAGMNSGQLKHSYVIGMQWFIFSEVMFFAAFFGALWYVRNLAGPWLGGEGEAGRMNALLWEGFNYEWPLMTTPQDAVGGAGNMPIAAMGGVDGGVISGPERNLSFPGWDNVLHWLPMWNTIVLMTSSVTAHMAHLGLLANNRKKLNLWLGITVALGILFVYLQYLEYHEAYVEYGLYLHSGIYGSTFFMLTGFHGFHVCMGMIMLLIQWLRSTKAKHFTAEDHFGFEASSWYWHFVDVVWVGLFLFVYIL from the coding sequence ATGTCAGGTCAGAGTAACTCAGATTACGAGAGCTATTACGTCCCGGAGCAAAGCAAGCTAGCTATATTCGCTAGTTTAACGTTGTTTACGGCGTTATTCGGCGCTGCTAATGTGTTGAATGATAGATTGGCGACCATAAAAACAGGCATAGAGACAGATACCAATTCCTGGTTTATCTTCCTTACCGGTCTGGTTTTATTTTGTGCCACCCTATTCGCATGGTTCCGTCAGACGATTATTGAAAATCGTGCCGGTATGAACAGCGGTCAGTTAAAACACTCTTATGTTATTGGTATGCAGTGGTTTATCTTTTCAGAAGTCATGTTCTTTGCCGCCTTCTTTGGCGCGCTTTGGTATGTTCGTAACCTTGCTGGCCCATGGTTGGGTGGTGAAGGTGAAGCAGGGCGCATGAATGCCTTACTTTGGGAAGGTTTTAACTACGAGTGGCCATTGATGACCACGCCGCAGGATGCTGTTGGTGGTGCTGGTAATATGCCTATTGCTGCCATGGGTGGTGTTGATGGCGGTGTAATTTCTGGCCCCGAAAGGAACTTAAGCTTCCCGGGTTGGGACAACGTCCTGCATTGGTTACCGATGTGGAATACTATCGTACTGATGACCTCTTCAGTAACAGCTCATATGGCTCACTTGGGTCTATTGGCCAACAACCGTAAGAAGCTAAACCTTTGGTTAGGTATTACTGTTGCTCTGGGTATTCTGTTCGTTTACCTGCAGTACCTTGAGTACCATGAAGCCTATGTTGAATACGGCCTATACCTGCACTCAGGTATCTACGGTTCAACCTTCTTTATGTTGACCGGTTTCCACGGCTTCCACGTTTGTATGGGTATGATTATGCTGCTGATCCAGTGGCTGCGTTCTACCAAAGCCAAGCACTTTACCGCTGAAGATCACTTCGGTTTCGAAGCCTCTTCATGGTACTGGCACTTTGTTGATGTGGTCTGGGTAGGTTTATTCCTGTTCGTTTACATCCTCTAA
- a CDS encoding DUF2909 domain-containing protein, with protein MWLKVVIVFLFIALVISLFTSLGFLIKDQSAGNNDNSRKTWNALTVRIVLAALLMSFLFYGIFTGQLGSNAPWDARYSDKISTPVAE; from the coding sequence ATGTGGTTAAAAGTGGTTATTGTGTTTCTGTTTATTGCTCTGGTGATCAGCTTGTTTACAAGCCTTGGCTTTCTAATTAAAGACCAATCCGCCGGTAACAATGACAACAGTCGTAAAACATGGAACGCGCTAACAGTGCGCATTGTGTTGGCAGCCCTGCTAATGAGCTTTTTGTTTTACGGTATCTTTACCGGCCAACTGGGTTCAAATGCCCCTTGGGATGCCCGCTACAGTGATAAAATATCAACCCCTGTTGCCGAATAA
- a CDS encoding SURF1 family protein: MSEPQSKRLQFTPNWRASLLAVLLLPLVVSLGFWQLDRAEEKRQLQALFEQRQMSGPMALEELDRKADLRYQPVTLRGEFINEKALLLDNRIYQGRFGYEIITPFRLTGSNTLVMVNRGWLEGDISRRSLPAIKAIKGETTLSGEIYVPQGDVMLLADEAAIGWPRVMQSLNIQALQREFEDQLFPYSVRIKQISGASYIPNWVVVNLQPEKHTGYAVQWFAMAVTLLVIGLLANTNLWSLIKRSEEEVA, translated from the coding sequence ATGTCAGAACCTCAATCAAAGCGATTACAATTTACCCCCAACTGGCGCGCTAGCCTATTGGCGGTATTGCTGTTGCCGCTGGTGGTCTCATTAGGCTTTTGGCAGCTGGACCGAGCTGAGGAAAAGCGTCAGCTTCAGGCCCTGTTTGAGCAGCGTCAAATGTCAGGCCCAATGGCCCTTGAGGAGCTTGATCGCAAAGCCGACCTTCGCTACCAGCCAGTGACCTTACGCGGTGAGTTTATCAATGAAAAAGCACTGTTATTAGATAATCGCATTTATCAGGGTCGCTTTGGTTATGAGATAATAACGCCGTTTCGCCTGACGGGTAGCAATACCCTGGTCATGGTTAATCGTGGCTGGTTAGAAGGCGATATTTCACGCCGAAGCCTGCCAGCGATAAAAGCCATCAAAGGCGAAACAACCCTAAGCGGAGAGATCTATGTGCCGCAGGGTGATGTGATGTTATTGGCGGATGAGGCGGCTATTGGCTGGCCCAGAGTGATGCAGTCACTCAATATCCAGGCATTGCAAAGAGAATTTGAAGATCAGTTATTTCCTTATAGCGTGCGGATAAAACAAATATCCGGCGCCAGTTATATACCCAATTGGGTCGTGGTCAATCTACAGCCAGAAAAGCATACAGGTTATGCGGTGCAGTGGTTTGCCATGGCAGTGACTTTATTGGTGATCGGCCTATTGGCCAATACCAATTTATGGTCATTGATTAAACGAAGTGAAGAAGAGGTGGCATAA
- a CDS encoding SCO family protein, with amino-acid sequence MSGQGFKSEKEIEINKKNRKVILGIFGIPALVFILSTGLYFLVSSKTVDMGTVNNGALVVPPLQFAELPLMNLDGQPFDYSKPEPKWAFVVLGDQRCEGNCERMLYIARQSIIALAKKMNRVRLFYVTNNGIDEALSERFKTEYKGIEVIALKDSDVRQLFSPVELEPFKASTFYVVDPRGWLMMHYEAENTEQDTLNTLGKAVVRDMKRLIK; translated from the coding sequence GTGTCAGGGCAAGGTTTTAAGTCGGAAAAAGAAATTGAGATCAACAAAAAAAATCGGAAAGTGATTTTGGGTATTTTTGGTATACCCGCGCTGGTATTTATTTTATCGACCGGTCTATATTTTTTGGTCTCTTCAAAAACTGTAGATATGGGTACGGTTAACAATGGTGCACTGGTTGTTCCGCCGTTGCAGTTTGCTGAGCTGCCGCTTATGAATCTCGATGGGCAGCCCTTTGATTATTCCAAGCCGGAGCCCAAATGGGCGTTTGTCGTATTGGGTGACCAGCGTTGTGAAGGCAACTGCGAAAGAATGTTATATATCGCCAGGCAAAGCATTATTGCTCTGGCGAAAAAAATGAATCGTGTTCGTTTATTCTATGTCACCAATAACGGTATTGATGAAGCTTTGAGTGAGCGCTTTAAAACAGAATATAAAGGCATTGAAGTGATTGCCCTAAAAGACAGTGATGTTCGGCAATTATTTAGCCCGGTAGAGCTAGAACCCTTTAAAGCGAGTACCTTTTATGTGGTTGACCCCCGCGGTTGGTTAATGATGCACTACGAAGCGGAAAATACCGAACAGGATACATTGAACACCCTAGGCAAGGCGGTTGTTCGTGATATGAAGCGGTTGATTAAGTAA
- a CDS encoding COX15/CtaA family protein, which translates to MALFNSPEHRLPGFKLALTGCIFAVFVLGLGAFTRLADAGLGCPDWPGCYGHVLWPTSAEEVDVANQAYPDMPVEHDKTWPEMVHRYFAQGLGYITIGLFVLAVRRREQEQPVKTVSALLVANVVLTAVTAVVGVVMEPYAVASVAATMLTLAYLGLKRGTSTLPFKLPAFLLAFIILQGLFGMWTVTLKLWPQVVTSHLLGGFTTFSLLWLLTLRLNNLQWQVPAVNFEQLKAFRRWAAIGLVVVFIQVALGGWTTSNYAAVACPDLPTCQNQWLPEMDFKEGFNVAQSIGPNYLGGTMDNEARIAIHFSHRVGAIITTAYLLFLMAILYKGIGLPETRNMASAILGVLILQVALGLGNIIFQFPVSVAVAHNLVGALLLITMVTLNHRVYTAKLAP; encoded by the coding sequence ATGGCTTTATTTAACTCTCCTGAACATCGTTTACCCGGTTTTAAACTGGCACTGACTGGCTGTATTTTTGCCGTGTTTGTATTGGGCCTGGGCGCGTTTACCCGCCTGGCCGATGCTGGCCTGGGTTGCCCGGACTGGCCGGGCTGTTACGGCCATGTGCTATGGCCGACCAGTGCCGAGGAAGTTGATGTCGCTAATCAGGCTTATCCGGATATGCCGGTGGAACACGATAAAACCTGGCCAGAAATGGTGCACCGTTATTTTGCCCAGGGGCTGGGTTATATCACCATTGGATTATTTGTATTGGCGGTTAGACGCAGAGAGCAAGAACAGCCGGTCAAAACCGTGAGTGCTTTATTGGTCGCCAATGTTGTATTAACGGCCGTGACGGCCGTTGTTGGTGTAGTGATGGAGCCTTATGCTGTCGCCTCAGTAGCTGCTACGATGCTTACCCTGGCTTACTTAGGGCTAAAAAGAGGCACCTCTACCCTGCCCTTTAAATTACCGGCGTTTTTATTGGCCTTTATTATTTTGCAGGGTTTATTTGGTATGTGGACGGTGACCTTAAAGTTATGGCCACAAGTGGTTACTTCCCATCTTTTAGGCGGCTTTACCACCTTTAGTTTGCTGTGGTTATTAACACTTCGCCTTAATAATCTGCAATGGCAGGTACCTGCGGTTAATTTTGAACAGCTGAAAGCTTTCCGCCGCTGGGCGGCGATTGGCTTAGTGGTTGTTTTTATCCAGGTAGCCCTGGGTGGTTGGACTACGTCAAATTATGCGGCAGTCGCTTGCCCTGACCTTCCCACCTGTCAAAACCAATGGTTGCCAGAAATGGACTTTAAGGAAGGTTTTAATGTGGCCCAAAGCATTGGCCCTAACTACCTTGGTGGTACTATGGATAATGAAGCGCGTATTGCGATTCACTTTAGCCATCGAGTGGGTGCCATTATCACCACGGCCTATTTACTATTTCTCATGGCGATTTTATACAAAGGTATAGGGCTGCCAGAAACCCGCAACATGGCTTCGGCTATTCTGGGTGTCTTGATACTTCAGGTCGCTTTAGGTCTGGGTAATATTATTTTCCAATTTCCGGTATCGGTTGCAGTAGCACACAATTTAGTCGGCGCCCTGTTACTGATAACCATGGTGACCTTAAATCACCGGGTTTATACCGCGAAATTAGCACCATAA
- a CDS encoding SCO family protein translates to MNQQSNSLQPEQKRGIYITVVVVVIAVCLFVGFFVYGLSKPKILSDSELKTNGTFLFDNPRSFKAFSLVDYNKQPFTPEDLQGKWSLIFFGFTYCPDICPTTLVLLNRFYQGQVEKGKYAEDLQIVLVSVDPARDTPEKLYDYVRFFNKDFVGVTGEFLDLHRFATQLNIPFSKSPGGGENYNVEHSGNIAIINPKGHYVGFFRAPPELSKLNVGYESIRATR, encoded by the coding sequence ATGAACCAACAGAGCAACAGTTTACAGCCTGAGCAAAAGCGTGGCATTTATATTACCGTTGTCGTTGTGGTGATAGCCGTTTGTCTCTTTGTTGGTTTTTTTGTGTATGGTTTAAGCAAGCCGAAAATTCTAAGCGACAGCGAGTTAAAAACTAACGGCACTTTTTTATTTGATAATCCCCGCTCTTTTAAAGCGTTTTCTTTGGTGGATTATAATAAGCAGCCCTTCACCCCCGAGGACCTGCAAGGTAAATGGTCGCTGATTTTCTTTGGTTTTACCTATTGCCCGGACATCTGCCCTACTACCCTCGTCTTATTAAATCGCTTTTATCAGGGGCAAGTAGAAAAAGGAAAATACGCTGAAGACTTACAGATTGTTTTGGTCAGTGTTGACCCGGCTCGTGACACACCAGAAAAGTTGTATGACTATGTGCGGTTTTTTAATAAAGATTTTGTCGGTGTCACCGGTGAGTTTTTAGACCTGCATCGTTTTGCTACCCAGCTTAATATCCCTTTTAGCAAGTCACCGGGTGGTGGTGAAAACTATAACGTTGAGCATAGCGGCAATATCGCGATTATTAATCCCAAAGGCCATTATGTTGGCTTCTTCCGTGCGCCACCTGAATTGTCGAAGTTAAACGTGGGTTATGAGTCCATTCGGGCTACTCGCTAA
- a CDS encoding Lrp/AsnC ligand binding domain-containing protein produces MKAQKPLTRIDSNILRELQADGRITYAELARRVGLTTTPCMERVKRMEREGVIKGYTALLDPTYLQAGLVVFVQIRLSRTSQDIFEQFKEAAVALQEVQECYLVSGNFDYLIKARVADMAAYREFLGETLLTLPGVQESTSYVVMEQVKETLNIAVPYK; encoded by the coding sequence ATGAAAGCTCAAAAGCCCCTAACGCGCATTGATAGTAATATTCTCCGGGAACTCCAAGCCGACGGCCGCATTACTTATGCCGAACTGGCCCGTCGGGTTGGCTTAACAACCACGCCCTGTATGGAGCGGGTGAAGCGAATGGAAAGGGAAGGGGTGATCAAGGGCTATACCGCCTTGCTGGACCCCACTTATCTACAGGCAGGGCTGGTTGTATTTGTACAAATTCGTTTATCACGAACCTCGCAGGATATTTTTGAACAGTTTAAAGAGGCGGCTGTTGCACTTCAGGAAGTGCAGGAGTGCTATTTGGTATCAGGTAACTTTGATTATCTGATCAAAGCACGGGTTGCCGATATGGCAGCTTATCGGGAATTTCTGGGTGAAACGCTGCTGACCTTACCAGGCGTTCAGGAATCCACCAGTTATGTGGTAATGGAGCAGGTTAAAGAAACGCTGAATATTGCAGTGCCTTACAAGTAG